In Candidatus Sulfurimonas marisnigri, a single genomic region encodes these proteins:
- a CDS encoding DsrE family protein — translation MIKYILVLLLSTSFVIGDTEFAEPAPSIVEPRKVVLSIKSADDEEINHVLSSANNVLKFYGPENVNMRIVAYYHGIRALLKKEKAIAARIDAMMQVNVEFVACGNTMRTKGIKEDELVDGTEIVTAGIVEMIERVKEGWVNIVP, via the coding sequence ATGATTAAATATATACTTGTATTGTTACTCAGTACCTCTTTTGTAATTGGAGATACCGAGTTCGCAGAACCTGCCCCTTCAATAGTAGAGCCAAGAAAAGTAGTGTTGTCCATAAAGAGTGCAGATGATGAAGAGATAAACCATGTGTTAAGCAGTGCTAATAATGTGCTCAAATTTTACGGACCTGAAAATGTAAATATGAGAATTGTCGCTTACTACCATGGAATTAGAGCTTTACTTAAAAAAGAAAAAGCAATAGCTGCACGTATAGATGCAATGATGCAAGTAAATGTAGAGTTTGTTGCATGTGGCAATACTATGAGAACTAAGGGTATAAAAGAGGACGAACTTGTAGATGGTACTGAGATAGTTACAGCAGGTATTGTAGAGATGATAGAGCGCGTTAAAGAGGGTTGGGTAAATATTGTTCCATAA